CTCTGCACTCCAGTAAACTTTCCACCATATAAGGAAGCTTCCTCAGAGTTCAGGTCTGAGACTAGAATTCCCTTTTTATTACAATAATAAATGGCCAGAAATATGAATATCATAAAAACCGCAGGGAATTTTACTTCTATTAGAAAATGGAACTTGAGCAATTTTAAGTTGACAGCTGAGCTTGAGGGTTTTTTAGTGCCTCTTTATACCAATACAGCTTTTATCTTATTAGGAAGCAACTACCAAGGgcagaaaaaattaaatgaaagcacaaaactctaaaaaataaaacatttgtcaGCTTATTTTCCATTAAGTCTGTACATCAAATTTAGAAAATAGTGGGCTTCCACCAGTAGTGGCTGCGTTTGGGAGAAGACAATCTGGCCTTTGGAACCTGACTCTCTTTTTAATTGATTGCATTTATTTATGGGGAGTGGGGGAGAGGCACACGTGGGCCATAGCATATGTGTGTACAACCTGCAGttcactctttctctccttctactatgAGGGTCACAGTGGTGGAACACAGGTCACCAGGCTTACtggcctttatctgctgagacaTCTTAACATCCCAAGTATGTTTCTCTTAGACAAATTTAAAGTTACCATTTACTATAGCATTTTTGGTAGATAGCACAATAGAAAATCAAATTTTCTGCCCCAAGGTACCAACAAATACTCTCCACTTGTTTAACTCATATCTGAACCCTGTAAGTTGCCCCTGTCAAACCACGCCCTCCCTCTGCAGGTGCCACTGCCTATTCTTTGCCTGGCTGATTTCCTACCTTTTCAGAGGCTCTGCCTGACTATCCCAGCTCAGGATTCCCAACAGCCTAACCACCTACTACACCTCAACCTCCCAATGGACTTACTCACAGCACTTATGCCACTTGTGTCACAATATGACTTCTTACCTCTCCCTCTCAAACCAACTGTAAACGCCAAGAGCAGAGACTGAATCTGTCTTGTGTCCTGGTGCACCCACATCTGACACAGCAGCTAGCTAGCACCATaataaacattcaaacacatatcACTGAATGAATGTCATGATTCCAAAGGCACCACAAACTGCCCAGGGACATTCATTCGGGAAGGAGACAGAAGGCCCTGAAAGCTTCTAACCTGCTGTGACATCATTTCTCTGAGTCTTACCTATTGGATCATAGTGCAAAAGGGTCAGCTTCTCTCGCTGGCGGCTTCTCTTGTGGTTGAAGCCGAAACCTGTCCCAGCTTGGCTCACCAGTCTCACCAGAATGGTTCTAGGATCAAAAAGTACACCATTACAAGCAGAGGAAAACCACTAGGCTGCCAAGAACACACAGCACACTTGGCTGGGGAGTCACTCGGCCCTAAGAATGGTCCGTGCTGTGACAGTCTCCATTTCCCACAGGACAGTTTCAATGGCTCTGAATCCCAAGGCGGTCACCTACAGTAACCTGATAACACCCTCACCAAAACAGTGACAGTGATCAAGCCACATCAGAGAACAAGCCTCTGACGTCACCTCTCACAAGGAGCAGAGGTCAGGTGGGAGAAGATGCAAGAATGCTGGTAGTTGCAGCTGGCACGTACCGCAAGCCTGAGGATGGCTGCCTCAGAACCATTCTTCCAAAATGACTGACAGCAGTACAATCCAGAAGGGATAAAATTAAGAAGTCTAAAGTCTTATATCATTAATGTACAAGCCCTGGCCACTTCATATTTCATTTACATTAGTCATCTAAACCATAAAACTTAGTATTTGCCTCCCTAGACCTTTGAATACCAGTTCTGTTACTTTCCCATATGTATgtgttgtctctgtctctgcacaAAGACACATTTCTCAGGCCATTCCAAAACCTATCTGAAGCAGTTAAGACCACATTACATGTAGGCATGGTGGCTTACATCTATATTCCCACCACTCTGacagctgagacaggaggatttctgttaATTAAGCTGAAAGCCAACCTGAACTACAGAATAAGATCCTATCACAAAACACAAATAACGCCAAAAAGACCACATTATGCATCCATATTCAGAACTGTGCCTCTGAAGACCACAGTATCTGCTGATAAAACAAGACAATGTTGCCAGATCTGGTGGTGCAGGCCAATAACCctcaggaggctggagcaggaagttcacaagttcaaggccagcctgggcaactcagtGAGAGCTTGTCTGaaaacttagaaagacaaaaggaggACTGGGCAGAATTTATCAAGAGAGCATTTGCCCAGCATGGCCCTTGGTTCAACCAGTACTGGAAGGGGAAAAGAGAATTACATAAGTAAcacaatcattcattcattcacatagTCAACAAATCTCTGTGGGTTCTTACTCTACAATAAGCATAAAACTAAGTCTGCATCCTTGAGGGGCTAAAACTATGGCACAGAAGATGAAGGGCCCATACGGCCAGCAAGGCATACACAGGCCTGGCCTCCCTGTCCTAGTGTTCAGCTCTGCAATTTTCCTAGTGCTTAGACTGATTTCTATAAACAGGCTGCAGGTTTTAATCAAATCAGAGCACATGTGAAAATCTCTGCAGAGGATCCAGGCGAAGGCTTCTGGGTCCAAACAGAGCGACAGCCTGATGGCTTGGTTAGGAGCAAAGTAATACCCAATAAATCCTGAAGTGAGAAAATAAGGGAGCGCTCCTCTACAAAGGGCGTGAATAGTCACTGCAGTTACTCAGTGGGACAGGAGAGACACAGGATAGTCCTCAATTTACGGTTTTCAATTTTACCTCAGTACAAACACAACGCTTTACAGTACAAGAGGCCAGCTTTCCAAATATGCTTTTCCCAGGCTAGTAATGGGTATTCTTGGGAGAGGCTGGGCAGCAGGTGCCAGGGCATCCCAGCCACGGCATCGAAAGGGCAAGCAACCAGTTATGCATGCACTGAGGCACTGAGCTGCATGCCCTGTGGTTTAGGTATGGTAAGTGCATCTTCAGCGTATGTATCTGCAGCCTAGGACAGAATTATCAAATGATATCACCATCATCAATCAACAtgcttctgtatttctttccaaGGTGTTCACACTCATAAAATTAACCCCAAATCAACTTTTGGGAAATCACACCAAACTCTGGTTTATGAGAAAGATACACTGGCACCACCTAGATTACCAACCCCAACAGGagtaagaaaattttaaataaaacaaaaacttttactTACTTTGACTTGCTcttggcaactttttttttttttttgcgttaacggttggaagaaaaaaaaaatagaaagatatatttattatttttttttactcaaaaGTGCTTATAAAGCTTAGTGATAaccaaaaacacttaaaaatatacCCCATTTACACTAAAGTATTTTATGGATATTAGAGTCAATAAAACCAACACCgattaatattttgttttgttttgttttttgtataatCAATGCAGCTGACGGGCACTTTTACATCTTTCTAAAGTAGTATCTGCTCTATTTCCATCCTTCCATGGTGTAAATATCTGTACTGTAGCAAGCCTCCCGTCTGAACTTTGCAGGCTGCGGCAGTCACGTGCGGTGGACACGCAATCTAATCGGGAAGTCAGCCAGGAGCCAGGGAACCGGGTAACGCACCACGGCGGCCAGCGGCGTTTTCTCGGGACGTCCCTACAGAGGGCGCGGAGGCCCCACGGCCTCCTCCTACCGAGACCTGGAAGCCGCGCCGCGGGTGGCAGCTTCCGCGCCTGCTCCTCCACCCCGCTGGCTCCACCCCGGGACCCGCCCGTCCGCCTCGGCCCCGCGCCGCAGGCCCTGCCGCCGCCTCAGACCCACTTACGAGACACCGCGGAAAGCAGCATGGCGTCCCTCCCCACTCTTTCCCAGACCGGCTTAAAGAGCAGCACAACTGCTTCCGGGGCATGAGCCGGTTCCGGTAGAGGGCTTGGGAAGTTCACAGGAGCCACGCCCTCACCTGGAGCCCTTGAATGCTCCTGGTGCTTTTTTGGTAGCGAGTTTTGTGGTATTATGGGATGGATCCTCCTCTATGCAAAAGATAATACTGCCCAATACCACAAAACCCAGACCTGCTCCCTCTAAAACCTGGTGCCTTTCCCGTTTGACATTGATCTGCCATTTGGGtatcattaatttttttgtaCCCGTGCAAGGAGCCCTAGCTCCTCCAACACCAGGAACATCATTGGTAACTTCATCTCCCAATTAATAATcaggattttattatttttgctgttgttgtttttgcttaaTTTTGTGTGTTTATAATAATGCtccttatttcatttttaaatttattcttagatttgtttATTGTTATGTGTCTGAAGGTTTTGCTTGCATGCCTGTGcatggtgcctgaggaggtcagaagagcacTTAGGATTCCCTGGAAATGGACCGTTGAGGTGAATtggagccaccatgtaggtactgggaaccaaacccaggtcccctgcaagagcaacaagtatcCATGAcggctgagccatcatctctccagccctagttttTGTTGTCTTACATGATTGTCCCAATAACAGTGTTAAGCCTACAATGGTATTTCCACTTCCTCTTGAGGAAACTGAGGATAAGAGTAATTAACTTGGCCAAGGTTGCCCCAGTCATAAGTGGAAAGTCTAGATCTTGAACCCAAATCTTCAGAATCCAGAggttgtgtttttaaatattcaaatatgatAGGCATGTACTGAGTGCTAGTCTAGCAAATCAGAGAGTTCTAGGTTCAGTAAAGAGcttgtcttaaaataaataaataggtaggtagataggtaagATTCAGAGCAAGGAACCTGACATTGACCTAAAGAACCTGtctataataaattaataaataaataaggtggagaggaaggaacctgacattgacctctgccctccacacatgcatacatacacagtgcacatgtacaaacacacacaacacggACACGCAAAAGAGATAGCATAGGAACTGAATTCTTGAATGGAGTATGAAGGAGACAACGACTTCCTCCTCCCATTAGCTGCATCTGCCTGTTATTTACACCTACCCCATTGTTGGGAGCTGGCGAACCAAGCAAGGTGGTTACGAATACAGATGTAATTCATGACTTGGTTTTTCGTTTCCGTCTGAACGTACAGACTGAGTCCTCTACACCTCATAGCGTGTAGAGCAGTAACGGCAGCCAGAAGGGAAAGCTGTGATTCTGTAAAGAGATCAAGGTCAGCCTCCCGGGGAACTGGAGTGGTGAAGGGAAGAAGGGACACCACTGCTTAGCCTGGCTCTTAACCCAGAGAATTAGGTGGAGGAAGTGAGAATCCACACTGTGTAGGGGGTTACACAAAGCGCCTGCCTCCTGTTGGTGAACTCTATCTATATCCCCGGCACTGAGTGATGGGCATCAGACCTCTTCTCTGCAGGGAGGGCCCTGACTACACACCATCCAGGCCACTGTCACAGATGTGCCCCTCCTGACTCATAGATGGAGCATTTAGCTATTGTTCTTGTCCACGAGGTCAGTGATGCTAGCTCCCTAACCTATTCCACAGGCCAAGGAACGTGGGTACTAGTGGAAGGGAGAGCCCCACAGGAGAAAGTTGAGTCTCCTGCAAGGAGTACCTGCCCACTTGCCTCCAGACAGACCAAGGCATTTTCAAAATCAGGTCTTCTGCCTCAACAGCTTAGTATTCAAGCAAAGAATGCTGTGGAGAATGAGGCTGAAAGCTGGGGATGTGCACTGGGTTCAATCTATATGGACTAGGTATCCTTGGGTTGTCGGTCAACACACCCCCATTATCTGACCTGCCATCATGATTCAGCCCCACATCCCTTTACTGGGGTCTACTATGGGTCACTACCCTTAGAGAGCATTTCCTGACCCCTATTCGCCCATGCTTGCTCCCACTGCCCCGTCCCAGAAGCTAGTAGGCTTGTCTGCAGTTTTTGAATCACTGCCCTTCCCccactgtaaaacaaaacaaaacgaaaccaTGGAGTCCAGTTTGTTTGTGCTGGCAAGCTACTCCTGAGCAAGAtgcctgccctggagtgtggttgatatgcCCAGTGTCCCTCTACTGAAGAAAATTgattttctgtctcctctctgtctctgacaaTTGTCTCCCGACAATTGCAATAGCTTCTTGATTAGTGGTGGGACTTTGCGCTACTTCCCCTTTTAGAGATTGTGAGAATGCACAAGACCCGcacaagttcaagccagacaaaatgcCATCCATTCTTAAACTCCCTAGAgcagttgtttttttaaattgtttttaattttattacaatttattcactttgtatctcagcagtagccatctccctcatcccctcccaatctcaccctccctccctcttctcccatgctcccagtccactgataggggaggtcctccttcccttctgaccctagcctatcaggtctccccAGGACTATCTGtctagtcttcctctgtggcctcataaggctgctcccaggaaggtgatcaaagagccagccactgagttcatgtcagagacagcccctgttccccttactaggagcccatttggagactgagcttccatggcgtacatctgtgcaggggttctaggttatctccatgcatggtccttggttggagtgtcagtctcagaaaagatccctgggcccagattttttggttctgtgagcagtggttcttaaacttcctaatgctgtcacCCTTTCATACAATTCCTCCCCTTGTGGTGagccccagccataaaattatttcattgctacttcataactgtaacttggctactgttgtgaatcataatgtagatatctgatattCAACCCCAttgaggctgagaaccactgccctagggGGTCTGAGGTACAGGCAAAATTGAACTCTACTGAGGGGAATCCGTGaattctgggttgcctagtaggCCCTAAATTGAAGGTGTgtccattgagtttgttttggaTGATGAGCTACTCTTATCTGGGTAGGCATATAGGGGAGAAAGTAGCCAACTTGGGGGGGCAAGGAGGAACGAGGAAGTCTTGAGCTATAAGCAAAGAGAAAGGTGTTCACCTACATTCCAGAAGGCTCTAGGACACTTACTTAGCAGAGGCCCAAGACAGAAGAGCAAAACCAGGAAGTTTACCTGCTACCAGAAAGATTAATGGAGGCCCTGCAGACAGCGCCCTCCCCACCCACATATTTCACCCTCCACAGAAGAGCTGGGAAGGCTCTGACAGAAACAGTCTTGGGAAAGTCAACACATTCGGCCTGACTGGTGGGTGATGGATGGGAGACGACTGTGGGTGCTGAGGTAAAGCATCTGAAAGGGTGTGGAGGTTAAGGGGGAAATGGGCCGAAATCCACTTGGAGGAGACAAAGGGTGGAAACTGGTCAGAGACAGGCATTCCTGCCATGGGTGGGAAGCTGGGCAGCAGGGCAGCTACTGGAGAGGCAGCGGGTGGAAATGAACCGCACACAGAGATAGCTGACTCTGCCTTTTACCAGCCCTGAAATTCCCTAGATTTCACATTTTTTGAGGGATAGGAAATGTAgtgggttttaaatttttttctttctctcttttggtttcttgttgtttgtttagttggttggttgcctttattttatgtgttggttggttgattggttggttttttgagacaggatctcactaggtATACTTTGTTGGCTTGGAGCTTTCTATGTagacaggttggccttgaacccacagagatcctcttgtgtATGCCaaagaatactgggattaaaatgCCTTTGCCTACAGAGCCATTCTACAGTCCCAGATTGACagagttttggctttttgttttgttgggttttgttttttgtttttgtttttttggtgtttttgttttgttttgttttggtttggtttggtttggttggtttggtgttGGTCTGGAACTCTCAAAGTAAGCTAGACTGGCTAGCTAGCAAGAGACAGGATCCACGTGTCTCTGACTGCCCAGAGCAAGATttacaagcacacaccaccacgTCTGCTTCTTTTTATATGGTTCTTGCTGCCTTTCCCCTGGAAGTTTGATTTGGTGACACAGTGCCAGTCCAATTTAAGGGAACTAAAACTGGGCTTAAATTCTCAGGAGAGATctctgaacttctgattttcctgcctccacctcccctaGTGCTAGAATTGGAGGGGAACACCGGATTTAATGAGCCTCACTCTGTAGTGGGATTTGTGTGGTATTTCAGTGGAGCCCACGACCCACAGTTGCCTGGCATCAGATGAGCTCTGCAGCCACCTCCACTGTGAAGTTCCCTGAACCCAGAAAGAGCCCTTGTGTGATACCCCTCAATGCCCCTCCTCACCACCTTCCGCAGTCCGGACAGCTGGcccttgccagctgcagaaggTAGGCCCTGAACCCCACCTGGACAGCACCTGATGGAGGGGGCCCAGGTAAGCCACACCCCCAAGTGggagagtgtgggagagctgacccAGCTACTCATCTACTGTGAGGTACTGTGAGTGTGGGAGTGGTCCCCCACTCCTCCCACCTCACCACTCACTGGGActctgggagagctggccctgtccctcaATGGCTGCAGAGTAGAAGACAGAGGTGGATAGGGGTTTCTCTCTGTTTTAGTTATGCTATAACTGTGGGCCCAGTACAGTGTCTGGTGTACAACAGTTGTTCAATGAATACCTATTAAGCAGAGGGACAAGTTAAGGGTCAGTTTTATGGTCCAGAATGTGAGGCCACTATGGGGCCAGCCACCACCATGACTTGATGTGAACTTCTGATGTTAACCTTCTGCCTaaggccaggctggtcctgaTGTCAGCACAGCATGGGACTCACAGTCATGTGGGGAAAGGTATATTAACCCATCTCATGTGTGGAGGTAAAGAGGGTGACCACGAAACAAACAGCCAAACAGGCAGGTCTGCTATAAGGGCCAGTGAAGAGTTGGAAGTGCGTAGCCAGGAAAGCCTCCAGTCCAGAAGCAACTCATCTCATCTGTAGATTGGGTCTGCAAAACTGCCTCCAACGTGCTTACCGTAGGTAGAATACAGTCAGCCTCAATGCTAGCATCCCTTCCTTGTTTGCATTCAGAATAGCCATCAAGGCCTGGAGATGTATGTAGTTAACTTCATAGAGTACCTGCCTCGAATCCCCATGCATTCAGAATAGCCATCAAGGCCTGGAGATGTATGTAGTTAACTTCATAGAGTACCTGCCTCGAATCCCCAtaaactggacatggtggcacccACCTGTAGGCCCAGCTCTGAAGAggtgaaggcaaaacaccaaacgACTCAAAAATTCAGGGCCaactttttataaagaaaattcaaggccagccctggaatacatgaaatagttttttttttttttttaaataaataaataaaaagatgtcAGTATGACATTTCCCAGGCAGCCAGCATGGCTTCTGGATTAAGTCCAAATtccatggttggacaaatgttaAATCTTACAGAGAACAAACAGTATCCCCTAGTAACTGACCTTAGAGGAATGGAACAATAACTAATTTTTGAAGTGATTATTCCTGGACCTCACGGTGCCAATCTAGAAAAGTAAAGGTTGCTATTTTTCCTGTATGCTAATATTATCAAGACTTCCTAGAAAACCCTGACAGAAAAAGTAGGGAGGTGTATTCCATTTCCATCACACTCTACTCAAAATGCCAGCTTGTTTAATACTCTGTGCACAGGAGAGGCCTTTTTtctaattgtgtgtatgtgtatgatgtgtgaGCGTGTAGGCGGGCCTGTGCTGTGGCCTGCGTGTGCTGTGCAGGGGACGACTTTTGGGCGtcattctctcttccaccttattgaggcagggtctctctcgtGTTCCTCCCGTGCCACCtcatccagcttttttttttttccaagtgggttccagggatAAAACTCTGTTGGTCAGACTTGCATAGGAAGTGCTTGTTTTCCTAtagagccatctcacaggcctgAGATGATATCCTGTCCTCACTCCCCACCTTCCCcagccccccaacccccaacccctgccaccacagacagggtttctctgtgtagccctggatgtcctggaatcaggctggccttgaagtcacagagaacCATCTGCCtgtaccttccaagtgctgggatcaaatgcATGCATCCCCACATCTGgctttaattatattatattttattatattatagaaGGCTTACTTTCTACTcaattcaatgattttttttttttagttgttgatgttgttgtttttgttctgttttgttttgttttgtttgagaaagggtttctttgtgtagtcctggctgtgctggaacctcctatgtagaccaggctggcctcaaactcacagggatgtgcctgcctctgcctcccaggtgcctGGCTAAGAGGATACTTTGTAAAGTGGTCTTTTTCTCGTTCATTTCCGTAGTGAACAGAGCTAACACCCCCAACGACTGACGCCCCTCTTCACCGAGCTGAATCCCACGTTTAAGGGCCTGGCGCGGTGGCTCAGCAGGCGGAAGTGCTTCCCTCCCAATCTGATGCTCTGAGTTCAacccctagcacccacatggtagaaagaactggctcccacaaattgttctctgaccaccACACGGGCAGTGTGACATGTGTGTGTCCACGCATATACTCTCTCATATGCACACAATACATCGATAAATGTGATCTAATGACAGAGAGCAATTAAGGGCTCTCAACATCTGCCtcctgtgcatgtgcacacactcgCAGATTACCTGTCTGCAAGGGAGTAAAACGTTTCCATTACTTATTCCTCCTACTGACCTAATCCCTGACCTTATTTATAAGTGGTCTGGAAAGCAGAGAAACAATCCTGATGATGTCTTTGCAGCTTTTCCAAGGAATTTGAAGATGGCTCCTGCCCAGGGGGCTGTCCACGGGAACAGAGCACGAACCCCACACTGGATAAGTGACTTAATTGCCTTGTATTCAACTTCTCTGCTATAGATCCCTACAATGGACAGCCCCAGCTCGGGGAGGGGGCGCACGTTGATAAAGAAGGGCTAATTAACTTCCCATTGCTTTGGAAGCCATTCAGAGGCAGGCTGACATACTCCTGCAAACTCTGAGTCTTTTAAAGCCACTTTCAAATGTGtctgtgtttcattttgttgACCTAGAGAGGCAAGCAGTTGTCATGTTCACAAGAATGACCTAACTGGAGCTTCTGTGGTTTGGGATTCTGCCTGCCTGCTTTTTTGCCTTGTTTTGCCTGCAAGGCAGAAGCTTGTTCTCCTAGCCAGGAGATTGTGGTTAGTTTCCTGGCCTCCGCCCCACATGGGGACACACCTGCAcccctgagggagggagagccTGTGGAGGGTCTGTGAGGCCAGAACTGAGTCACTTGGCTGGATATGAGTCAAAAGACATTAGAACAGCACTTTGGCACTTTGAGAACCCACACAAAAATCCTCTTGCCTGTGACAATCCAGCCCATCATCAAACTAAACCAAGAAAGGAGATTACAGTTGGTGTCTCCTCTTGCCAGCCCTGAAGTTTGTTCTTCATGTGGAATTAATACAAAAGGGACCTCAGCAATCATCCTGATGGAATGAAGATGCTTTAAAGAGACTTTTGCACCCCTCTTGTTGGACCCCAAGAAGTTGGAAATTTTCCCAGGAGTCTCAgtct
This is a stretch of genomic DNA from Meriones unguiculatus strain TT.TT164.6M chromosome 1, Bangor_MerUng_6.1, whole genome shotgun sequence. It encodes these proteins:
- the Mrpl33 gene encoding large ribosomal subunit protein bL33m, with the translated sequence MLLSAVSLAKSKSKTILVRLVSQAGTGFGFNHKRSRQREKLTLLHYDPIVNKKVLFVEQRKIRSL